A genomic segment from Bacillus cereus G9842 encodes:
- a CDS encoding response regulator transcription factor, which produces MKRISILIADDEAEIADLIEIHLEKEGYHVVKAADGEEAVHIIEAQPIDLVVLDIMMPKMDGYEVTRQIRAKHHMPIIFLSAKTSDFDKVTGLVLGADDYMTKPFTPIELVARVNAQLRRFFTLNQPKVAESKSALEIGGVVINPERRTVDVYGEQIELTPKEFDILYLLASHPKKVYNVENIFQHVWADDYYEGGNTVMVHIRTLRKKLGEDKRKDKLIKTVWGVGYTFNG; this is translated from the coding sequence ATGAAGCGCATTTCAATTTTAATAGCTGATGATGAGGCGGAAATTGCTGACTTAATTGAGATACATTTAGAAAAAGAAGGGTACCATGTTGTGAAAGCAGCGGATGGGGAAGAGGCGGTTCATATTATTGAAGCGCAGCCAATCGACTTGGTAGTTTTAGATATTATGATGCCGAAAATGGATGGTTATGAGGTGACGCGTCAAATTCGCGCGAAACATCATATGCCAATTATTTTTTTAAGCGCGAAAACTTCGGACTTTGATAAGGTGACAGGTCTTGTACTAGGTGCGGATGATTATATGACGAAGCCTTTCACACCGATAGAATTAGTTGCACGTGTAAATGCACAACTGCGTAGGTTTTTTACGTTAAATCAACCGAAAGTAGCGGAGAGTAAATCTGCTTTAGAAATAGGCGGAGTCGTAATTAATCCTGAGCGCAGGACGGTTGATGTGTATGGTGAGCAAATTGAATTAACGCCGAAAGAGTTCGATATTTTATATTTATTAGCGAGTCATCCGAAGAAAGTATACAATGTGGAAAATATTTTTCAGCACGTATGGGCGGATGATTATTATGAAGGTGGAAATACAGTAATGGTACATATTCGTACTTTGCGGAAGAAACTTGGAGAAGATAAAAGAAAGGATAAATTAATAAAAACAGTGTGGGGAGTAGGTTATACTTTCAATGGCTAA
- a CDS encoding amidohydrolase/deacetylase family metallohydrolase encodes MTERFVLRNVKRVNGEEIDIVIENNKIAQVTKAGAGEGGKVLDYSGTYVSNGWIDLHVHAFPEFDPYGDEVDEIGVKQGVTTIVDAGSCGADRIADLVKSREQAKTNLFAFLNISRIGLKRIDELSNMEWIDKEKAIEAVEKYKDVIVGLKARMSKSVVCDSGIEPLHVARALSRETSLPIMVHIGSAPPRIEEVVPLLEKDDVITHYLNGKENNLFDEEGKPLPVLLDAVNRGVHLDVGHGNASFSFKVAEAAKRYGIAFRTISTDIYRKNRIHGPVYSMAHVLSKFLYLGYPLEEVIDAVTKNAAEWLKKPELGRIQEGDIANLTLFTVKDEKVTLIDSEGDQRIAERRIDTKGVVINGSFIEC; translated from the coding sequence ATGACAGAACGATTCGTACTACGTAATGTGAAACGTGTGAACGGGGAAGAGATTGACATTGTAATTGAAAATAACAAAATCGCACAGGTGACGAAAGCTGGTGCTGGCGAGGGTGGAAAGGTTCTTGATTACTCTGGTACTTACGTATCGAATGGTTGGATTGATTTGCACGTTCATGCTTTTCCAGAGTTTGATCCGTATGGCGATGAGGTGGATGAAATTGGCGTTAAGCAAGGGGTAACGACAATTGTTGATGCGGGTAGTTGCGGTGCTGATCGCATTGCAGATTTAGTAAAAAGTAGAGAGCAGGCAAAGACAAATTTATTTGCCTTTTTAAATATTTCTCGCATCGGTTTGAAACGAATTGATGAATTATCCAATATGGAATGGATAGATAAAGAGAAAGCGATAGAAGCAGTAGAAAAGTATAAAGATGTAATCGTTGGGTTAAAGGCGAGAATGAGTAAAAGTGTCGTTTGTGATAGTGGAATTGAACCGCTGCATGTAGCGCGCGCTTTATCTCGAGAAACATCATTACCGATTATGGTACATATCGGTTCAGCGCCTCCTCGCATTGAGGAAGTTGTACCTCTTTTAGAAAAAGATGATGTCATTACACATTATTTAAACGGGAAAGAAAATAATTTATTTGATGAAGAAGGTAAACCACTACCTGTGTTACTAGATGCAGTGAATCGCGGTGTGCATTTAGATGTTGGTCACGGTAACGCTAGTTTTTCTTTTAAAGTAGCAGAAGCAGCGAAGCGTTACGGTATTGCCTTTCGTACAATTAGTACAGATATTTACCGGAAGAACCGTATACACGGTCCAGTTTACAGTATGGCTCACGTTCTTTCGAAATTCCTTTACTTAGGTTATCCGCTAGAAGAAGTGATTGATGCGGTTACGAAAAATGCAGCAGAATGGCTTAAGAAACCAGAGCTTGGCCGCATTCAAGAAGGAGATATTGCAAACTTAACTTTATTTACGGTGAAAGATGAGAAGGTTACGTTAATTGATTCAGAAGGGGATCAGCGCATTGCTGAAAGAAGAATTGATACGAAAGGGGTTGTAATCAATGGGTCATTCATTGAATGCTAA
- the menB gene encoding 1,4-dihydroxy-2-naphthoyl-CoA synthase, with amino-acid sequence MAIEWVKEGNYEDIIYSTYNGIAKISINRPEVHNAFRPKTVMELINAFAHARDDANVGVIILTGEGGRAFCSGGDQKVRGHGGYVGDDQIPRLNVLDLQRLIRAIPKPVIAMVAGYAIGGGHVLHIVCDLTIAADNAVFGQTGPKVGSFDGGYGAGYLARMVGHKKAREIWYLCRQYSAQEALDMGLVNTVVPLEELEAETVQWAQEILANSPMALRFLKAAFNADTDGLAGIQQLAGDATLLYYTTDEAKEGRDAFKEKRSPDFGQFPRFP; translated from the coding sequence ATGGCTATTGAATGGGTAAAAGAAGGCAATTACGAAGATATTATTTATTCAACATACAATGGTATCGCAAAGATTTCGATTAACCGTCCTGAAGTACATAACGCATTCCGTCCAAAAACGGTAATGGAGTTAATCAACGCATTTGCACACGCTCGTGATGATGCAAATGTTGGCGTTATCATTTTAACAGGTGAAGGTGGACGTGCATTCTGTTCTGGCGGCGACCAAAAAGTTCGCGGTCATGGTGGATATGTAGGTGACGACCAAATCCCTCGTTTAAACGTATTAGATTTACAACGTCTAATTCGTGCAATTCCTAAACCAGTTATCGCAATGGTAGCAGGTTATGCAATCGGTGGTGGACACGTACTTCATATCGTATGTGACTTAACAATCGCTGCAGACAACGCTGTATTCGGACAAACAGGTCCTAAAGTAGGAAGCTTTGACGGTGGATACGGAGCTGGTTACCTAGCTCGTATGGTAGGCCACAAGAAAGCTCGCGAAATTTGGTACCTATGCCGTCAATATAGTGCACAAGAAGCGCTTGATATGGGCTTAGTAAACACAGTAGTACCATTAGAAGAACTTGAAGCAGAAACAGTACAATGGGCACAAGAAATCTTAGCAAACAGCCCAATGGCACTTCGTTTCCTAAAAGCTGCATTCAACGCAGACACAGACGGTCTAGCTGGTATTCAACAACTAGCTGGAGATGCAACATTATTGTATTACACAACTGACGAAGCAAAAGAAGGTCGCGACGCGTTCAAAGAAAAACGCAGTCCGGACTTCGGTCAATTCCCTCGTTTCCCGTGA
- the menC gene encoding o-succinylbenzoate synthase, protein MEIKKATLYITEMPLVIPFAASYGTYEKRESIVIELEDTDGYIGFGEVVAFSEPWYTEETVKTALHVLQDFLLPDLLKAEISHPNEVPGLFQHIKRNRMAKAGIEGAIWDLYAKRQKKSLATVLGGASPEIEVGVVIGINTIPVMLKQIEKYAEEGYERFKVKIKPEHDYELLKEIRKEFPHIPLMADANSAYTLADTEKLKRLDEFQLMMIEQPLADYDFLDHAQLQKKIETPICLDESIHSLEDARVAITLGSCRIVNIKPGRVGGLTESVQIHNYCMEHNIPVWCGGMVEMGISRAQNVALASLPNFTIPGDISASSRHWQRDIISPEVTLEGGKVMVPQSVDAEYEVDRGRLAEITKQRIVFER, encoded by the coding sequence GTGGAAATAAAAAAAGCGACACTGTATATAACGGAAATGCCACTCGTAATCCCGTTTGCTGCGAGCTACGGGACTTACGAAAAGCGTGAGAGTATTGTTATTGAATTAGAGGATACAGACGGGTACATCGGATTTGGGGAAGTCGTTGCATTTTCTGAACCGTGGTATACGGAAGAAACGGTGAAGACAGCACTACATGTACTGCAAGACTTTTTGTTACCTGATTTATTAAAGGCTGAAATTTCTCATCCGAATGAGGTACCGGGTCTATTTCAACATATAAAAAGAAACCGAATGGCAAAAGCCGGAATAGAGGGGGCTATTTGGGATTTATATGCGAAGCGTCAAAAGAAATCGCTAGCGACAGTTCTTGGAGGAGCTAGCCCTGAAATTGAAGTCGGCGTTGTAATTGGGATCAATACGATTCCGGTTATGTTAAAACAAATCGAGAAGTACGCAGAAGAAGGGTACGAGCGTTTTAAAGTGAAAATAAAGCCAGAGCATGATTACGAATTATTGAAAGAGATTCGTAAAGAGTTCCCGCACATCCCGTTAATGGCTGATGCAAATTCAGCGTATACATTAGCGGATACAGAGAAACTGAAACGACTAGATGAATTTCAATTGATGATGATTGAGCAACCGCTAGCAGATTACGATTTTCTCGATCATGCACAGCTGCAGAAGAAGATTGAAACGCCAATTTGTCTAGACGAAAGTATCCATAGTTTAGAAGACGCACGCGTTGCGATTACACTTGGTAGTTGCCGCATCGTTAACATTAAACCAGGGCGAGTGGGCGGATTAACAGAATCGGTTCAAATTCATAATTATTGCATGGAGCATAACATACCAGTTTGGTGCGGTGGTATGGTGGAGATGGGGATTTCACGAGCGCAAAATGTTGCTCTTGCTTCATTACCTAACTTTACGATTCCAGGCGACATATCTGCTTCTAGTAGACATTGGCAGAGGGATATTATTTCACCGGAAGTGACGCTTGAGGGCGGGAAAGTGATGGTGCCGCAAAGCGTTGATGCTGAGTATGAAGTAGATCGCGGAAGGCTGGCGGAAATCACGAAGCAGCGGATTGTGTTTGAACGGTAA
- a CDS encoding sugar kinase, which yields MRKKIAAFGEVMMRLQVPGYELLSQANTLNYSFSGTGVNVVAALSHLGHEGLLISTLPENSVGDAAVSYIQKLGIQTSLVSRGGKYVGMYFLENGFGARASRVTYSNRLESSFNTACEEMYQFEEIAKEIDIVHFCGITLAMNDTVRHHMKSLARAVKENGGTVVFDCNYRPSLWGEDGYEQAKPHYEEMLGLANIVMMNEKDAMFVLGMKTEEMEREAQLLDLIPKVAETYHIATIAGTHRSINSDNTHSLRGFICKDGSFTFAKTLTFSVYDRIGAGDAYTSGIIHGEIKEFAPEKAVSFASAAGMLAHTIVGDTPMSSEKDILRAMTASVGDVER from the coding sequence ATGCGTAAGAAAATTGCAGCGTTCGGCGAAGTAATGATGCGCCTGCAAGTACCTGGATATGAATTGTTGTCGCAAGCTAACACGTTAAATTACTCATTTTCAGGTACAGGTGTGAACGTTGTAGCGGCACTTTCTCACTTAGGGCATGAAGGGCTTCTTATTTCAACTTTACCGGAAAATTCGGTTGGAGATGCAGCTGTATCTTACATTCAAAAGTTAGGGATTCAAACTTCTCTTGTTTCAAGAGGTGGTAAATATGTAGGTATGTATTTTTTAGAAAATGGATTCGGTGCACGTGCAAGCCGCGTTACATATTCGAATCGATTAGAAAGTAGCTTCAATACGGCATGTGAAGAAATGTATCAATTTGAAGAAATCGCAAAGGAAATTGATATCGTTCATTTTTGCGGTATTACACTTGCGATGAATGATACTGTGCGTCATCATATGAAATCTTTAGCGAGAGCAGTTAAAGAAAACGGAGGAACCGTCGTTTTTGATTGTAATTATCGTCCCTCACTTTGGGGAGAAGACGGATATGAACAGGCAAAACCGCATTATGAAGAAATGCTAGGGCTTGCTAATATCGTTATGATGAATGAAAAAGATGCGATGTTCGTTCTTGGGATGAAAACAGAAGAGATGGAGCGTGAGGCGCAGCTGCTGGATCTCATTCCAAAGGTAGCTGAAACGTATCATATTGCTACAATCGCTGGTACTCATCGCTCTATTAACAGTGATAATACACATTCGCTTCGCGGGTTTATATGTAAAGATGGATCGTTCACTTTTGCAAAAACACTTACGTTTTCTGTATATGATAGAATAGGTGCTGGAGATGCTTATACGAGCGGAATTATTCATGGCGAGATAAAAGAGTTCGCACCAGAGAAAGCTGTTTCATTTGCGTCAGCAGCTGGAATGCTAGCACATACAATCGTCGGTGATACGCCAATGTCATCAGAGAAAGATATACTTCGGGCAATGACGGCATCAGTAGGTGATGTAGAAAGGTAG
- the dagF gene encoding 2-dehydro-3-deoxy-phosphogluconate aldolase, translating into MTNIQKRFYKGHVALNVLANNIENAKDIFEAAEGYVVVGVLSKDYPTVEEAVTAMKAYGKEIDDAVSIGLGAGDNRQAAVVAEIAKHYPGSHINQVFPSVGATRANLGEKDSWINSLVSPTGKVGYVNISTGPISAAGEEKAIVPIKTAIALVRDMGGNSLKYFPMKGLAHEEEYRAVAKACAEEGFALEPTGGIDKENFETIVRIALEANVEQVIPHVYSSIIDKETGNTKVEDVRELLAVVKKLVDQYA; encoded by the coding sequence ATGACAAACATTCAAAAACGTTTTTATAAAGGCCACGTAGCATTAAATGTATTAGCAAACAATATAGAAAATGCAAAAGATATTTTTGAAGCAGCAGAAGGTTATGTAGTAGTGGGAGTGTTATCAAAAGACTACCCAACAGTAGAAGAAGCTGTTACAGCTATGAAAGCATACGGAAAAGAAATTGATGACGCTGTATCAATCGGACTAGGCGCAGGAGATAATCGCCAAGCAGCAGTTGTAGCTGAAATTGCGAAGCATTATCCTGGTAGCCATATTAACCAAGTGTTCCCTTCAGTTGGAGCAACGCGAGCAAATCTCGGCGAAAAGGATAGCTGGATTAATAGTTTAGTATCACCAACAGGAAAAGTAGGTTACGTAAATATTTCTACTGGCCCAATTAGTGCGGCTGGAGAAGAAAAAGCAATCGTTCCAATTAAAACAGCGATCGCACTTGTACGTGATATGGGCGGAAATTCATTGAAATACTTCCCGATGAAAGGGCTAGCTCACGAAGAAGAATATCGCGCAGTTGCGAAAGCTTGTGCAGAAGAAGGATTCGCATTAGAGCCAACAGGTGGAATTGATAAAGAAAACTTTGAAACAATTGTACGTATTGCGCTTGAGGCAAATGTAGAGCAAGTTATCCCGCACGTATACTCTTCTATTATTGATAAAGAAACTGGTAATACGAAAGTAGAAGATGTTCGTGAATTATTAGCAGTCGTGAAAAAGCTAGTTGATCAATATGCGTAA
- a CDS encoding D-Ala-D-Ala carboxypeptidase VanY — MKKWVFISFFIACTVCVGVYISPLFQKEIDVKIVGKDELVKAANTERKEITKEQIYKGDLLLVNRDYPVKKDSIRSDIININHNSELVRGYVIFDRNLRLSKDVVKKFLNVVDAAGKESVNHFLISSGYRDFQEQKQLYEKMGSDYALPAGYSEHNLGLSLDIGSTQKKMEKAPEGKWIEENVWKHGFVLRYPKNKSNITGIQYEPWHIRYVGLPHSAIMQKKNFTLEEYLEFLKEEKEVSTEVEGKKYTVSYYKVSENTKVNVPANKQYEISGNNMDGVIVTVQE, encoded by the coding sequence ATGAAAAAGTGGGTATTTATTTCTTTTTTTATAGCATGCACAGTATGTGTAGGCGTTTATATATCACCTTTATTTCAAAAGGAAATCGATGTTAAAATTGTCGGGAAAGATGAGCTAGTAAAGGCGGCAAACACTGAGAGGAAAGAGATTACGAAGGAACAAATTTATAAGGGTGATTTATTATTAGTTAACAGGGATTATCCAGTAAAAAAAGATAGTATTAGGTCTGATATTATAAATATAAATCATAATAGTGAATTAGTAAGAGGCTATGTAATATTTGATAGAAATCTTCGTTTATCAAAGGATGTTGTGAAAAAGTTTTTGAACGTTGTCGATGCGGCTGGAAAAGAAAGTGTTAACCATTTTTTGATTAGTAGTGGTTATAGAGATTTCCAAGAGCAAAAACAGCTATATGAAAAAATGGGATCTGATTATGCACTTCCAGCAGGATACAGTGAACATAATTTAGGATTATCACTGGACATTGGGTCTACTCAAAAAAAAATGGAGAAAGCGCCTGAAGGAAAATGGATTGAAGAGAACGTATGGAAGCATGGCTTTGTATTACGTTATCCGAAAAATAAAAGTAACATTACTGGAATTCAATATGAGCCATGGCATATCCGTTATGTCGGCCTACCTCATAGCGCAATTATGCAAAAAAAGAATTTTACACTAGAGGAATATTTAGAGTTTTTAAAAGAGGAAAAAGAGGTTTCAACTGAAGTAGAAGGTAAGAAATATACTGTTTCTTATTATAAAGTTTCTGAGAATACGAAAGTGAACGTTCCAGCAAACAAGCAGTATGAAATTTCCGGTAACAATATGGATGGGGTTATTGTGACGGTTCAGGAATAG
- a CDS encoding DgaE family pyridoxal phosphate-dependent ammonia lyase — protein sequence MGHSLNAKYGLKRVINASGRMSILGVSAPTDTVMDAMKHGGQNYVEIADLVDKAGDHIARILDSEAAVVVNSASSGIALSIAGIVTEGNRRKSERLHQEVIAKNEVIMLKGHNVQYGAPVETMIYLGGGKLVEVGYANEGKAEHIEDAIGENTAAILYVKSHHAVQKNMISVEEAWEVAQRNNVPLIVDAAAEGDIQKYVKYSDLAIYSGSKAIEGPTSGIVGGKRKYIEWLKVQLHCIGRSMKVGKETTFGLLQALDEYGVKEDKSEQEKELLQVLMPLKELNGVNVTIVQDEAGRAIFRARIHINEKELNKSAKEVVTALREGEIAIYTRDYGVRQGFFDIDPRPLQGDDIHVIEEKLREIVGGN from the coding sequence ATGGGTCATTCATTGAATGCTAAGTACGGATTAAAAAGAGTAATTAATGCGAGCGGTAGAATGAGTATTTTAGGTGTATCCGCTCCTACAGATACAGTTATGGATGCGATGAAGCATGGTGGACAAAATTATGTAGAAATTGCTGATTTAGTAGATAAAGCGGGAGACCATATTGCGAGAATTCTAGATTCAGAGGCAGCAGTCGTTGTGAATTCAGCATCGAGCGGAATTGCACTTTCTATCGCTGGTATCGTTACAGAAGGAAATCGCCGTAAAAGTGAAAGACTTCATCAAGAAGTAATCGCGAAAAACGAAGTGATTATGTTAAAAGGTCATAACGTTCAATACGGTGCACCTGTTGAAACGATGATTTACTTAGGCGGTGGTAAACTCGTTGAAGTTGGCTATGCAAATGAAGGGAAAGCAGAGCATATTGAAGATGCAATTGGTGAAAATACAGCAGCGATTCTGTATGTGAAATCACATCATGCAGTGCAAAAAAATATGATTTCTGTTGAAGAAGCATGGGAAGTTGCGCAGCGAAATAACGTACCGCTTATCGTGGATGCAGCAGCTGAAGGAGATATTCAAAAATATGTGAAGTATTCAGATCTTGCCATTTATAGCGGTTCAAAGGCGATTGAAGGGCCTACTTCTGGTATTGTTGGCGGGAAACGAAAATACATCGAGTGGCTGAAAGTACAATTACATTGCATCGGAAGAAGTATGAAAGTTGGGAAAGAGACGACTTTCGGTTTACTTCAAGCGCTTGATGAGTACGGAGTAAAAGAAGATAAGAGCGAGCAAGAAAAAGAGCTATTACAAGTACTTATGCCGCTAAAAGAATTAAATGGTGTAAATGTAACGATCGTTCAAGATGAAGCAGGAAGAGCAATCTTTAGAGCTCGTATTCATATTAACGAGAAAGAGTTAAACAAATCAGCAAAAGAAGTTGTGACTGCATTACGCGAAGGGGAAATCGCCATTTATACACGTGATTACGGAGTAAGACAAGGATTCTTTGATATTGATCCACGTCCACTTCAAGGTGATGACATACATGTGATTGAAGAAAAATTGAGAGAAATCGTAGGGGGAAACTAA
- a CDS encoding sensor histidine kinase: MANMMKSFRFKMIALFALSMVLAATVTYIIYKGLQLYYKTMVRYEEPLAQFRSMVREFGDINFFLIFFIPLSIIFFFFLTKPYLKYFDEISNGIHHLANGNFTNKVQVSSNDEFGNIAREINVASEKLKEAVERGDFAESSKDQLVVNLAHDLRTPLTSVLGYLDLILKDENLTKEQIKHFSTIAYTKSQRLESLIDELFEITRMNYGMLKLDKKPIDISELLIQLEEELYPLLEKHHLEARLNVDPHLPMHGDGKLLARVFENLLTNAVRYGYDGQFIDMNGYVDNREVVVQIMNYGDSIPEEDLPYLFDMFYTGDKARTENRGGTGLGLFIAKNIVEQHNGTISAESNVVRTIFEVRLPKDENVTI, from the coding sequence ATGGCTAATATGATGAAAAGTTTTCGATTTAAAATGATTGCCTTATTTGCGTTAAGTATGGTGCTTGCAGCAACTGTAACTTATATAATTTATAAAGGATTGCAGCTGTATTATAAAACAATGGTTCGCTACGAAGAGCCTTTAGCACAATTTAGGTCAATGGTAAGGGAATTTGGAGACATTAACTTCTTTTTAATTTTCTTTATTCCGTTGTCTATTATCTTTTTCTTCTTTTTGACAAAACCGTATTTAAAATACTTTGATGAAATTTCTAATGGGATTCATCATCTTGCGAACGGTAACTTTACGAATAAAGTTCAAGTTTCATCAAATGATGAGTTTGGAAATATCGCGCGTGAAATAAATGTTGCAAGTGAAAAGTTAAAAGAAGCTGTTGAAAGAGGAGATTTTGCTGAAAGTAGTAAAGATCAGCTTGTTGTAAATTTAGCTCATGATTTAAGAACGCCATTAACATCCGTGTTAGGATATTTAGATTTAATTCTTAAAGATGAAAATTTAACAAAAGAACAAATTAAACATTTCTCCACAATTGCATATACAAAATCGCAAAGACTGGAAAGTTTAATTGATGAGCTATTTGAAATTACACGTATGAATTATGGCATGCTAAAGCTGGATAAAAAGCCGATTGATATAAGTGAGTTACTTATACAGTTAGAGGAGGAATTGTATCCGTTATTAGAAAAACATCATTTAGAAGCTAGATTGAATGTGGACCCTCATTTACCGATGCACGGTGATGGAAAATTGTTAGCTAGAGTATTTGAAAACTTGTTAACAAATGCCGTTCGTTACGGATATGATGGGCAATTTATTGATATGAATGGGTATGTTGATAATAGAGAAGTTGTCGTACAAATTATGAATTATGGAGATAGCATTCCAGAAGAAGATTTACCGTATCTTTTTGATATGTTTTACACAGGTGATAAAGCGAGAACTGAGAACCGTGGCGGGACAGGCCTTGGACTATTCATTGCGAAAAATATTGTCGAGCAGCATAATGGTACGATTTCTGCTGAAAGCAATGTAGTTAGAACGATATTTGAAGTACGATTGCCAAAAGACGAGAATGTAACAATTTAA
- a CDS encoding o-succinylbenzoate--CoA ligase, producing the protein METMPNWLKQRAFLTPDRTAIEIEEEKVTFVQLHEKVVSVCEHLTYVGVKRGQKVAVLMKNGMEMITVIHALSYVGAVAVLLNTRLSREELLWQMEDAEVVCLVTDQDFEAKDVPVYPFAEVMNGPKAEASIQEEFTLEEAMTIIYTSGTTGKPKGVILTYGNHWASAVGSSLNLGLRDDDCWLACMPMFHVGGLSLLMKNIMYGMRILLVPKYDADFIHKALQTRGVTIISVVSKMLTDLLERLGEETYPSSLRCMLLGGGPAPKPLLETCVDKGIPVYQTYGMTETSSQICTLSADYMLTKVGSAGKPLFQCQLRIEKDGVVVPPLVEGEIVVKGPNVTGGYFNREDATRETIQNGWLHTGDLGYLDEEGFLYVLDRRSDLIISGGENIYPAQIEEVLLSHPMVAEAGVVGMTDDKWGQVPAAFVVKNGEVTEEEIIHFCEEKLAKYKVPKKACFLEELPRNASKKLLRRELRQLVEEM; encoded by the coding sequence ATGGAGACGATGCCAAATTGGTTAAAGCAACGTGCATTTTTAACACCAGATCGCACTGCAATTGAAATAGAGGAAGAGAAAGTTACTTTCGTGCAGCTGCATGAAAAAGTAGTATCTGTTTGTGAACACCTCACGTATGTAGGAGTGAAGCGTGGGCAAAAGGTGGCTGTTCTGATGAAAAATGGTATGGAGATGATTACAGTTATTCACGCCCTATCTTATGTAGGGGCAGTAGCTGTACTTTTAAATACGCGTCTTTCAAGAGAAGAGCTACTTTGGCAAATGGAGGATGCTGAGGTTGTATGTTTAGTAACGGATCAAGATTTTGAAGCTAAAGATGTTCCTGTATATCCATTCGCCGAAGTGATGAATGGACCGAAGGCGGAAGCCTCTATACAAGAAGAATTCACTTTAGAAGAAGCGATGACAATTATTTATACGTCTGGGACGACTGGGAAACCGAAAGGCGTTATTTTAACGTACGGTAATCACTGGGCAAGCGCGGTAGGCTCTTCGCTTAATTTAGGGCTTCGTGATGATGATTGTTGGTTAGCCTGTATGCCGATGTTCCACGTTGGCGGGTTATCTCTTTTAATGAAAAATATTATGTACGGAATGCGCATTTTACTCGTTCCGAAATATGATGCTGACTTTATTCATAAAGCACTTCAAACGAGAGGCGTAACAATTATTTCTGTCGTTTCTAAAATGTTAACTGACTTATTAGAGAGACTTGGAGAAGAGACATATCCATCTTCTTTACGATGTATGTTACTTGGCGGAGGACCAGCGCCGAAACCGTTACTCGAAACATGTGTAGATAAAGGAATTCCTGTATATCAAACGTACGGTATGACAGAAACGTCGTCGCAAATTTGTACGTTATCCGCGGATTACATGTTAACGAAAGTAGGGTCTGCCGGGAAACCACTATTTCAGTGCCAACTTCGTATTGAAAAAGATGGTGTAGTAGTGCCGCCGTTAGTGGAAGGCGAGATCGTAGTAAAAGGACCGAACGTAACAGGCGGTTATTTTAACCGTGAAGATGCGACGCGCGAAACCATTCAAAATGGATGGCTTCATACTGGTGACCTCGGTTATTTAGACGAAGAAGGATTTTTATACGTATTAGATCGACGCAGTGATTTAATCATTTCTGGCGGAGAGAATATATATCCGGCCCAAATTGAAGAAGTGTTGCTTTCTCATCCGATGGTAGCAGAAGCAGGTGTCGTCGGTATGACTGACGATAAATGGGGACAAGTACCAGCTGCTTTTGTTGTAAAAAATGGGGAGGTAACAGAAGAAGAAATTATTCATTTTTGCGAGGAGAAATTAGCGAAATATAAAGTGCCGAAAAAAGCGTGTTTCTTAGAGGAATTACCACGAAATGCTTCGAAAAAATTGTTAAGACGAGAGCTAAGACAATTAGTGGAGGAGATGTAG